The Spirosoma sp. KUDC1026 DNA segment CACGCCATCATCCAAGCCATCGAATATGAAAGAGGCCGTAAGTGACCCAAAACATCCATGAAACAATCACCGCCAAGATCATTGAGCAGCTGCAAGCCGGCACAGCCCCATGGCGCAAGCCCTGGACACATCCGAACGCGTCCGTAGCGTTCCAGCTGCCCATCAACGCCACCACCGGCAAGCGCTATCGTGGCATCAACATCCCCCTGCTGTGGGGTGCCGTTGACGACCGCGCCTTCACCACCAACGAATACGCTACATTCAAGCAATGGGCCGAACGTAAGGAGTTCGTGCGCAAGGGTGAGAAAGGCAACCTGATCGTTTTTTATGACGTGCTGGAACGGGAGAACGATAAGCAGGAGATCGACAAGATCCCGTATCTGAAAACTTCGTTTGTGTTCAACCGTTGCCAGCTGCAATCCTACACCGCCCCGGAGCAGCCCGCCGACGAGCCGCGACCGTTGCTGGAGCGTCTGGAAGCTGTTGACAGCTTCATTCACAACACCGGGGCCATTGTGCGTCATGACGGCGGCAACCGCGCCTATTACAGCCGCCTGACCGACGACATTCATATGCCGGAGCCTGAAATCTTCACCGGCACCCCGACGCAGACCGCGCAGGAAAGCTATTACGCTGTCTCTCTACACGAGTTGACCCATTGGACTGGCAAGGACACCCGCTGCAACCGGCAGTTTGGCAAGCGGTTCGGAGATCGCGCATATGCGTTCGAGGAACTAGTCGCGGAGATGGGTTCGGCGTTCACCTGTGCCTATTTGGGCATCACAGACGCCCCACGGCCTGACCATGTCAGTTATCTGACCTCATGGCTGGAAGTCCTGCGCGATGATAAACGGGCGATCCTGACGGCCGCTAGCGAAGCCAGCAAGGCGCTCGATTATCTAGCCGCGTTCCAGGGCGAGGTCTGTGCGCCATGACCATCCACTTTCTCACTATCGCCATTGACCATCTGTCGGAACTAAGGGCCCAACGTGACGCGCTTGACCTGCGCATCACGAAGCTGACCGATCTGATCGGCTCTTACGAGCAAGTGCCAGTCAAGGAAAAGGTTACGCCGACATGGCCGATTGAAGTCGATGAACCGATCGCGACCCGATCTCGCCGTCCCCAAAAAAGGTTTTCCGACGACGAACTGTCGCTCATCAGGAGGATGCACGACGAGGGGAAAACGCAGCGCGAGATAGGTCTGGCAACCGGTCGCAGTCACGTCGTTATTTGTGTGAAGCTAAAG contains these protein-coding regions:
- a CDS encoding helix-turn-helix domain-containing protein, which produces MTIHFLTIAIDHLSELRAQRDALDLRITKLTDLIGSYEQVPVKEKVTPTWPIEVDEPIATRSRRPQKRFSDDELSLIRRMHDEGKTQREIGLATGRSHVVICVKLKQMGLDKQSEKPGKYVEPFGVVDCLEMVWEDRLKVRNDVYLLDGEPIVKLDLAKRTNKELEKTGQPSFDFPNDWKDPIR
- a CDS encoding ArdC family protein; translation: MTQNIHETITAKIIEQLQAGTAPWRKPWTHPNASVAFQLPINATTGKRYRGINIPLLWGAVDDRAFTTNEYATFKQWAERKEFVRKGEKGNLIVFYDVLERENDKQEIDKIPYLKTSFVFNRCQLQSYTAPEQPADEPRPLLERLEAVDSFIHNTGAIVRHDGGNRAYYSRLTDDIHMPEPEIFTGTPTQTAQESYYAVSLHELTHWTGKDTRCNRQFGKRFGDRAYAFEELVAEMGSAFTCAYLGITDAPRPDHVSYLTSWLEVLRDDKRAILTAASEASKALDYLAAFQGEVCAP